A segment of the Halosolutus amylolyticus genome:
TAGTACGTCCCGAACATGCGTTCGTCGTTGGCCGACAGCGTCACGTCGTTTTCGGCCAACAGTTCGATCATCCGCTCGAGTTCGCAGTCGTACCAGACCGCGAGGAGGCGGACGTTCCGCTGTGCGTAATCGTAGTTTCGTTCGAGGACGCGTGCATCGGTCGGGTCGACCTCACGCGGTTCCATCAGTACGTACTCGGGGACGCAGCTACGTAAAACCAGTTTGCGATTCGGTGACCTGTTCTCGGCGACCGGAAATCGCCGTTAACCGCGGGCTTACGACCGTTTAGTCGTCGCTCTCGAGCCGTTTGCGGACGCTCTCTGCGTGGGCCTCGAGCCCTTCGGCGTCGGCGAGCGTGGTGATCGTCTCGCCGATGTCGGCCAGTCCCTCGCCCGAGAGTCGCTGGACGGTCGTCGATCGGAGGAACGTCTCGACCGAGAGGCCGCCGGTGACGCGCGCGCCGCCGTTGGTCGGCAGGACGTGGTTGGTCCCGCTCGCGTAGTCGCCCGCCGCGACGGGGGTGTTCGGACCGAGGAAGACGCTTCCCGCGCTGTCGATTCGATCGAGGATCGACTCGTCGTCGTCGGCGACGATCGCGAGGTGTTCCGGCGCGTACTCCTCGGTGAAGAGGATCCCCTCGCTCATCGATCGGGCCAGGAGGACGCCGCTGGCCTCGTTCGCGAGCGCCTCTCGAATCACGTCTTCGCGCTCGCGCGCGCTCGCCTGCTCGTCGATGGCCTCGACCACCGCCTCGGCGGTCGCCTCGTCGTCGGTGACCGCGACGACGGAGGCGTTCGGGTCGTGTTCGGCCTGCGCGACGAGTTCCGAAGCGACGAGGTTCGGATCGGCCGTCCCGTCCGCGATCACGACGACCTCGCTCGGTCCCGCGAGGAAGTCGATCTCGACGTCGCCGCGAACCTCGGCCTTCGCGGCCGTGACCCACCGGTTGCCCGGGCCGACGATCTTCTGGACCCGCGTGATCGTCTCGGTGCCGTACGCGAGGCCGGCGATCGCCT
Coding sequences within it:
- the hisD gene encoding histidinol dehydrogenase gives rise to the protein MTLDVQPIADLGPGDRAAFFERDAGIEAVREDVRGIVDRVREEGDVAVREFTSEFDDVELGSMDITDACERAYENLDPELREAIEAAADNVREFHEAQLPDDWREEFGPGRELGRRFRPIDRVGVYVPGGSAAYPSSAIMGVVPAVVAGVDHVSVVTPPADEQNPVTLAAIHAAGADAVYSVGGAQAIAGLAYGTETITRVQKIVGPGNRWVTAAKAEVRGDVEIDFLAGPSEVVVIADGTADPNLVASELVAQAEHDPNASVVAVTDDEATAEAVVEAIDEQASAREREDVIREALANEASGVLLARSMSEGILFTEEYAPEHLAIVADDDESILDRIDSAGSVFLGPNTPVAAGDYASGTNHVLPTNGGARVTGGLSVETFLRSTTVQRLSGEGLADIGETITTLADAEGLEAHAESVRKRLESDD